One window of Triticum dicoccoides isolate Atlit2015 ecotype Zavitan chromosome 5A, WEW_v2.0, whole genome shotgun sequence genomic DNA carries:
- the LOC119299631 gene encoding uncharacterized protein LOC119299631 isoform X2: MSLQRASLQKGRQAESRREAAASRIAKNLRRQMGQGHIEGWGGRTPQSLGNDPSARHRDTNAAAAAARHAAWSGSARGSRRRGERQIRLQLLPPPDERRGRGRPRRRRPPPGLSPAASSGDGEGKGGRAGAARRRGRGAHSHDHACS; encoded by the exons ATGAGCTTGCAGAGGGCCTCGCTGCAAAAGGGCCGGCAGGCAGAGAGCCGCCGGGAAGCTGCAGCCTCGCGCATCGCCAAGAACCTCCGCCGCCAGATGGGCCAGGGCCACATCGAAGGATGGGGAGGGAGGACGCCACAGTCGCTGGGCAACGATCCCTCCGCAAGGCACCGCGACACCAACGCCGCCGCAGCAGCCGCGCGCCACGCCGCCTGGTCGGGCTCCGCCAGGGGAAGCCGCCGTCGAGGGGAGCGCCAGATCCGCCTCCAACTCCTTCCGCCGCCAGAcgaaagaagaggaagaggaagaccccgccgccgccgtccgccgcccgggCTTAGCCCGGCGGCCTCCTCCGGCGATGGCGAGGGGAAAGGGGGGCGAGCGGGGGCGGCCCGGCGGCGCGGACGAGGGGCTCATAGCCATGACCATGCATGCAG CTAA
- the LOC119299631 gene encoding uncharacterized protein LOC119299631 isoform X1, with protein MSLQRASLQKGRQAESRREAAASRIAKNLRRQMGQGHIEGWGGRTPQSLGNDPSARHRDTNAAAAAARHAAWSGSARGSRRRGERQIRLQLLPPPDERRGRGRPRRRRPPPGLSPAASSGDGEGKGGRAGAARRRGRGAHSHDHACSCS; from the exons ATGAGCTTGCAGAGGGCCTCGCTGCAAAAGGGCCGGCAGGCAGAGAGCCGCCGGGAAGCTGCAGCCTCGCGCATCGCCAAGAACCTCCGCCGCCAGATGGGCCAGGGCCACATCGAAGGATGGGGAGGGAGGACGCCACAGTCGCTGGGCAACGATCCCTCCGCAAGGCACCGCGACACCAACGCCGCCGCAGCAGCCGCGCGCCACGCCGCCTGGTCGGGCTCCGCCAGGGGAAGCCGCCGTCGAGGGGAGCGCCAGATCCGCCTCCAACTCCTTCCGCCGCCAGAcgaaagaagaggaagaggaagaccccgccgccgccgtccgccgcccgggCTTAGCCCGGCGGCCTCCTCCGGCGATGGCGAGGGGAAAGGGGGGCGAGCGGGGGCGGCCCGGCGGCGCGGACGAGGGGCTCATAGCCATGACCATGCATGCAG CTGCAGCTAA